One stretch of Glycine soja cultivar W05 chromosome 7, ASM419377v2, whole genome shotgun sequence DNA includes these proteins:
- the LOC114419604 gene encoding apoptosis inhibitor 5-like protein API5 — protein sequence MSDPAEEAAFIEKLYEYGEQLNNAKDKSQNVQDYQGIIDAAKTSVKAKQLAAQLIPRFYKFFPDLSSPALDAHLDLVEAEELGVRVQAIRGLPLFCKDTPENIGKMVDILVQILGSEEFVERDAVHKALMSLLRQDVKASLTALFKHIGSVEEPSTDDVIREKVINFVRDKVFPIKAELLKPQEEMERHITDLIKKSLEDVTGIEFRMFMDFLKSLSLFGEKAPAERMKELIGIIEGQADLDAQFNVSDADHIDRLISCLHMALPFVVRGASSNKFLNYINKYIISVFDQLPGERKVDLLRSLAEFSPYTTPQDSRQMLPSIVQLLKKYMTWKKTGEEMNFTYVECLLYTFHHLAHKVPNATNSLCGYKIVTGQPSDRLGEDFSEHYNDFTERLNNVEEFTRATIKKLTQGMDENNKSMAGAKTDEEKEKIKTKKQNATTGLRTCNNILTMTKPLHAKVPSFIGDKRINLSWKEATKAASTAPAAGAKRPANAANGSNNIASKKGRGAGGLQNQLVNRALEGLSGGGRGGMRGRGRGWGGRGRGRGGGYR from the exons ATGTCTGATCCTGCCGAAGAGGCTGCTTTCATCGAGAAGCTCTACGAATACGGCGAGCAACTCAACAATGCCAAGGACAAGTCGCAG AATGTGCAGGATTACCAGGGAATCATAGATGCGGCGAAGACGAGTGTGAAGGCGAAGCAGCTCGCTGCACAGCTGATTCCCAGGTTCTACAAGTTCTTTCCTGACCTTTCTAGCCCTGCTCTCGATGCACATCTTGATTTGGTTGAGGCTGAAGAACTCGGG GTTCGAGTGCAAGCAATTAGAGGTCTGCCTCTTTTTTGTAAGGATACACCTGAGAATATTGGGAAGATGGTTGATATTCTTGTGCAAATTCTTGGGTCTG AGGAATTTGTGGAGCGTGATGCAGTACATAAGGCTCTTATGTCTTTGCTGAGGCAGGATGTCAAAG CTTCTTTGACGGCTTTGTTTAAGCACATTGGCAGTGTTGAAGAGCCAAGCACGGATGATGTTATTCGTGAGAAAGTTATAAACTTTGTTCGAGATAAG GTTTTCCCTATCAAAGCTGAATTGTTGAAACCACAGGAGGAAATGGAAAGACACATAACTGATCTCATTAAAAAG AGTTTAGAAGATGTTACTGGCATAGAATTTCGAATGTTTATGGATTTTCTGAAGAGTTTGAGCCTATTTGGAGAAAAGGCTCCGGCTGAGCGGATGAAAGAGCTTATTGGAATCATTGAAGGGCAAGCTGATTTAGATGCACAGTTCAAt GTATCAGATGCAGATCATATTGACCGGTTGATATCTTGCCTTCACATGGCACTTCCATTTGTTGTG AGGGGTGCATCAAGCAACAAATTTCTCAActatataaacaaatatataatatctgTTTTTGACCAG CTTCCTGGAGAACGGAAGGTAGATTTACTCAGAAGCCTTGCAGAATTTTCACCTTATACAACACCACAAGACTCACGCCAAATGCTTCCTTCTATTGTTCAGTTGCTGAAG AAATACATGACTTGGAAGAAGACTGGAGAAGAGATGAATTTTACCTATGTTGAGTGCTTGTTGTACACATTTCATCACTTAGCTCATAAG GTTCCTAATGCGACAAATAGTTTATGTGGATATAAAATTGTTACTGGCCAGCCATCTGATAGGCTTGGAGAGGACTTTTCAGAGCATTATAATGATTTTACTGAGAG atTGAATAATGTTGAGGAGTTCACCCGGGCTACAATCAAGAAATTAACTCAAGGAATGGATGAAAACAACAAATCTATGGCAGGTGCTAAAACtgatgaagaaaaggaaaaaatt AAAACTAAAAAGCAGAATGCTACAACTGGGTTGCGGACTTGCAATAACATTTTGACAATGACAAAG CCATTGCACGCCAAAGTGCcttcttttattggagataagagAATCAATCTCTCTTGGAAAGAAGCAACAAAAGCAGCATCTACTGCACCAGCTGCTGG AGCAAAACGGCCTGCTAATGCTGCCAATGGGTCCAACAATATTGCATCAAAGAAAGGTCGAGGTGCTGGTGGTTTGCAAAATCAACTAGTCAATAGAGCGCTGGAAGGATTATCTGGTGGTGGGAGAGGAGGTATGAGGGGCAGAGGCCGGGGCTGGGGTGGTcgtggaagaggaagaggaggagggtaTCGGTAA
- the LOC114419603 gene encoding glutamate receptor 2.7-like, which yields MNFPSTIPLAFPTYLFIFFVLVNCYQGEATNGDNKVISIGAIIDVNSRVGKEQLVAMDLAAQSYNNTSKSHKMALHFQEPTKDPFRPTSLARKMIKTQKAQVIIGMHAWTEAASVAELGRKTQVPVISFAAPTITPPLLPTRLPFSVRMANDGTAYAKCVADMVRVYSWQRVVVINEEGDYEMLALLSETLQEVGSMIEYRLALPSPSYRTNPGEFIREELNKLIKNTQSRVFIVLQSSLEMVIHLFREAAQLGLVDGESAWIIPERITNLLDSVNKSSISYMEGALGIKTYYSEDSSEYQDFEAQFRKSFRAKYPEEDNRDPGFYALQAYDSIKIVAQAIDRMASGRKTLLTEILSSNFLGLSGEIRFEEAQLLPNPTFRIVNVDKKSYRELDFWTLKRGFITNLTTEQGSNSVSRNTESLSAVVIWPGKLNRVPKGWNLPTKQKPMQIAVPGRTSFSRFVKVDRDELTNSYKYSGFCIEIFEKVLDILGYDLPYEFHPINGTYSDLVQLVYNKTYEAVIGDTTITEARLQYVDFTVPYAESGLSMIVTEKSNESTWMFMKPFTWQMWVATGAVLTYTMVVVWYLEREPNPEFQGNWKSQVSTALMFTFSSLFFAHREKIHNDLSRVVMVSWLFLVLILNSSYTASLSSMLTIQRLQPNVTDILCLKKYNMKIGCDGDSFVRTYLEKVEQFKPENIINMDNEYSYEDAFKNNSIAAAFLELPYEKVYMSKYCKGYSASVPTTKFGGLGFMFQKGSPVARDVSKAILRLLEQGELRMLEDKWMNDAGDCSNNSTSESTESLRLGSFWVLYVISGATSTICFLLYTIQLLKTRQPTHDDAQERNGNPGDENRWKRIVIIAKQIYSRKHATVTPVPHQPQAPQLPDIITVSSPPTVAIQNS from the exons TGGCTCTTCATTTTCAGGAACCCACCAAAGATCCCTTCAGACCCACTTCTCTTG CTAGAAAGATGATTAAAACGCAGAAGGCGCAAGTGATTATAGGAATGCACGCATGGACAGAAGCAGCTTCAGTGGCTGAATTAGGACGCAAAACTCAAGTTCCGGTCATATCCTTTGCAGCACCTACCATTACCCCACCATTGCTGCCAACTCGCCTGCCATTCTCGGTAAGAATGGCCAACGATGGTACTGCATATGCAAAATGTGTTGCAGATATGGTACGTGTTTATAGTTGGCAGAGAGTAGTAGTCATTAATGAAGAGGGAGATTATGAGATGCTAGCACTGCTATCTGAGACCCTCCAAGAGGTTGGTTCAATGATTGAGTACCGTTTAGCTCTTCCATCACCTTCTTATCGAACTAATCCTGGAGAGTTCATACGCGAAGAGTTGAATAAGTTGATTAAAAATACACAATCCCGGGTGTTCATTGTTCTGCAATCATCATTAGAAATGGTGATTCATTTGTTCAGAGAAGCTGCACAATTGGGACTTGTGGATGGAGAATCGGCTTGGATAATCCCAGAGAGAATAACAAATTTGCTTGACTCTGTCAACAAGTCTTCTATTTCCTACATGGAAGGAGCTTTAGGAATCAAGACCTACTACTCTGAAGATAGCAGTGAGTATCAAGATTTTGAGGCTCAGTTCCGGAAATCTTTTCGGGCCAAGTATCCTGAGGAGGATAACCGCGATCCGGGATTTTACGCTCTGCAAGCATATGATAGCATTAAAATTGTTGCACAAGCAATAGACAGAATGGCCAGTGGCAGAAAGACTTTGTTAACCGAAATACTGTCTAGCAATTTCCTTGGCTTGAGTGGAGAAATTCGATTCGAAGAAGCGCAACTCTTGCCAAATCCTACCTTCAGGATTGTAAATGTAGATAAGAAGAGTTACAGAGAATTAGACTTCTGGACTCTAAAACGTGGGTTCATCACTAACCTCACTACAGAACAAGGTTCAAATAGTGTTTCTAGGAACACAGAAAGTTTAAGTGCCGTAGTAATATGGCCAGGGAAACTAAATAGAGTTCCAAAAGGATGGAATCTGCCTACTAAACAAAAGCCAATGCAAATAGCAGTTCCTGGAAGAACCTCCTTTTCCAGGTTTGTCAAGGTTGATCGTGATGAGCTTACTAATTCATATAAATATAGTGGATTCTGCATTGAAATTTTTGAGAAGGTGTTAGACATTTTGGGGTATGATCTGCCGTATGAGTTTCATCCCATCAATGGAACCTATAGCGATCTGGTTCAACTTGTCTATAACAAG ACTTATGAAGCAGTTATTGGAGACACGACCATAACAGAAGCCAGATTGCAATATGTAGACTTTACTGTGCCATATGCAGAATCAGGATTGTCAATGATAGTTACAGAAAAGTCCAACGAATCCACATGGATGTTTATGAAGCCCTTCACCTGGCAAATGTGGGTGGCAACTGGGGCCGTGTTGACTTACACAATGGTAGTTGTGTGGTACCTGGAGCGGGAACCAAATCCTGAGTTTCAAGGCAATTGGAAAAGCCAAGTCAGCACTGCTCTTATGTTTACCTTCTCCTCTCTATTCTTTGCTCACA GGGAGAAAATCCATAACGACTTATCTCGCGTGGTGATGGTATCATGGCTGTTTCTAGTGTTGATTCTTAACTCAAGCTACACTGCTAGTCTTTCTTCCATGCTCACAATTCAACGACTGCAACCAAATGTGACAGACATCCTGTGCCTGAAGAAGTACAACATGAAAATTGGTTGTGACGGAGATTCGTTTGTTAGAACATACCTGGAGAAAGTCGAACAATTCAAGCCAGAGAACATCATAAACATGGATAATGAATACAGCTATGAAGATGCATTCAAAAACAACTCAATAGCAGCTGCTTTTCTCGAACTCCCTTATGAGAAAGTATATATGAGTAAATACTGCAAGGGATACTCTGCCTCTGTACCTACCACCAAATTCGGAGGACTGGGATTT ATGTTCCAGAAAGGCTCGCCAGTGGCCAGAGATGTTTCCAAAGCTATACTGAGGCTCTTGGAGCAGGGAGAACTGAGGATGTTAGAAGACAAATGGATGAACGATGCAGGAGACTGCTCCAACAATTCGACCTCAGAGAGTACAGAAAGTTTGAGGCTTGGAAGTTTCTGGGTTCTGTACGTGATCTCTGGTGCCACTTCTACAATTTGTTTTCTACTTTATACAATCCAGTTGCTGAAAACTAGACAACCAACCCATGATGATGCACAAGAACGTAATGGCAATCCAGGTGATGAAAACCGATGGAAAAGGATAGTTATAATTGCTAAGCAGATTTATAGCAGAAAGCATGCGACAGTGACACCCGTTCCTCACCAGCCCCAGGCTCCACAATTACCAGATATCATAACAGTGTCTTCGCCACCAACTGTTGCTATTCAAAACTCTTGA